The Dethiosulfovibrio peptidovorans DSM 11002 nucleotide sequence GGCTAACGGAGAATGGCAGAGAGACGGCGACGGACAGATAGTCACCTCCGACGGTTATCTTTTGGAGCCCGCCATAGTCATACCGGAGGACGGAACGGACATAACCATAAGCTCTACCGGACAGGTCTACGTAAGCCAGCCCGGCGACGACGAGGCTCAGGAAATAGGTCAGATAGAGCTGGTTCGTTTCGTGAACCCTGCGGGCCTTAGGGCCATAGGGCGCAACCTTTTCAGGGAAACCGCAGCCAGCGGAGATCCTCAGATAGGCAATCCGGGAGACGACGGTTTTCCCACCCTTCAGCAGGGCATACTCGAGAGGTCGAACGTACAGGTAGTGGAGGAAATGGTCAACCTGATAGTCGCTCAGAGAGCTTACGAGGCAAACTCCAAGACCATTCAGACCGCCGATAGACTTCTGGAAGTTGCAAACGGCCTCAAACGCTAACAATAGGAGGATTCTGGATGGTATCCTCAAACGCCGGGCGGCGGGTCCTCCTGAGGGCCCGCCTCTGTCGTATAATAGTGTCGATGATAGCGGTTTCGGTGTTGTCCTTTTCTGCCGAGGCATTGGAGCTTTCTGTGGAGATCAAATCGGGAGCGGTCGTCCCGTCCGGACCGATCAGGCTGAAGGACGTTGCCTACGTCGCCTGCGACTCTCCAGAGATATTGACAGGGAGCTCCTCCGCTATATTGAGACCCTCCGGAAATACAATAACCCCGGAGGACGTCGTAACCGCCCTTACCCAGGCTGGAATAGGCGGGGTATCTCTCAGGCTTGTCATGGCGGACAATGTGCCCTTTCGACGTGAAAACGACATAGAGCGATGGCTTAGAAACTACTCCGGGTGGACAGGAGCCCTCGAGGTAGAATCCGACGGATTTCCCCAAGGGGGCAGGCTGGTACCTCCCGATTCCCTCTATCCCGGGGCTAAGGCGATAAACCTCAGATTCGATGTGGCCGGGGCAGAACAGATATATCCCGCCAGGCTGCGATGGCTTCTTCCTGCGGTAGTCGCCGACAGCTATCTTAGAAAAGGCGTATATATAAAAAACACCGACCTGGCGATCGCAGCCATAGAGGTTAGAAGAAACAGAAAATATTACGACGATCCCAAAGACCTGGTGGGAATGACTGTCGAGAGGGACATGGCCAAAGGCGATCCCTTCACCGTAAGGATCACTGAGGAGCCCGAGCTGATTCGAACTGGCGATCTGATTCGGTTGTTATACCGTAGCGGCTCCCTGTTGGTCTCTACGTCGGGAAGAGCCATGGACAGAGGTGCTTTGGGGGACAGGATAAAGGTCCGTAACGACAGAACGAGAAAAATAGTGTTCGGAATAGTGACCGGGCCTGGAACCGTGGAGGTGAGTGAATGAAATCCTTAACTATCGTGATGCTGGCCGTCTGTCTGGCGTCTACTCCGATCTCCTGCGCGTCTG carries:
- the flgG gene encoding flagellar basal-body rod protein FlgG, with amino-acid sequence MIRSLWTGATGMVAQQTNLDVTSNNLANVNTVGYKKVRTNFADLLYQINREPGSPVEGGTTVPTGIQVGLGARVNGTSRITTPGSYEVTDAPLNVAIEGNAYFQVVLPNGDIAYSANGEWQRDGDGQIVTSDGYLLEPAIVIPEDGTDITISSTGQVYVSQPGDDEAQEIGQIELVRFVNPAGLRAIGRNLFRETAASGDPQIGNPGDDGFPTLQQGILERSNVQVVEEMVNLIVAQRAYEANSKTIQTADRLLEVANGLKR
- the flgA gene encoding flagellar basal body P-ring formation chaperone FlgA; protein product: MVSSNAGRRVLLRARLCRIIVSMIAVSVLSFSAEALELSVEIKSGAVVPSGPIRLKDVAYVACDSPEILTGSSSAILRPSGNTITPEDVVTALTQAGIGGVSLRLVMADNVPFRRENDIERWLRNYSGWTGALEVESDGFPQGGRLVPPDSLYPGAKAINLRFDVAGAEQIYPARLRWLLPAVVADSYLRKGVYIKNTDLAIAAIEVRRNRKYYDDPKDLVGMTVERDMAKGDPFTVRITEEPELIRTGDLIRLLYRSGSLLVSTSGRAMDRGALGDRIKVRNDRTRKIVFGIVTGPGTVEVSE